AATCTGAAGCTTTTGCTTTGCCTCGATCTAGGTCCGTACGTGGTTTATTTTGATCTCTTTAAACAATTGTAATCTATTTAatacttctagtattcaatttaatccacatttcacatttataaaattactattttgcccctaacattttaacttttcacaatttagtccttaagctcgtagtTTGAAATCTAATCATTTTAATCCCTCTTATTGGCTAACCGAATTCTTTAGGGACTTATACTAACCCAATTAAACCATCaattcataaatttatcatgaatttttactatttttacaaacaaatCCCTAAAtgcaaatttcattaaaaatcactttacgaaacttgtttatttctcaaaaaagattcataatctaccatttaacatcaaaatcCATTCAAGAACATTCATGGCATAGCCctcaaactttaacaattttacaaattaatccctgggctagctagattaagctgtaacgaactcaaaaacataaaaatcagtaAAAAAGAGACAAAATAATATACCATGTAATGAAATCAAAGCCAGCCAAAATTTTTCTTCCTCTCTAATGGTGTATTCGGTTCAAACCAAGTAAGAAGAGATGATAGCTTTtagttttttgttttgcttttatttaattaattaccattttacccttataatataacttaaaaattaacattttattgtccatatttgtccactagCATTAAggatggtataattaccatttaagtccatttacTTCCATTTCCGTATTCAATTAGCcgcttttaactaatagaactcaattttacacttttaacgatttaatcctttttacttaattaatcgtacaaatatcaaaatttcttaatgaaattttaatacaaccttagTTTAGTCTagatgatattaaaataataaaacgaTAATTTGCTCgtcgaaattgtggtcccaaaaccacttttTTGATATCACTGAAAGTGGGTTGTTACAGgggtctaaaattttttaaggaaatATCAAGGACTAAGTTGGACAAAAAAAGAGGTTTAGGCCCCAATGTGGGAACAATTAACAAGTTCAAGCactaacttgaacaaaaaatgTTCAGGCACCAATATAGTAATAATTGCCAAGTCCAGAGATTAACTTTGACCAAAAAAACATTCAAGTCCTTATATGAGACAATTGCCACGTTTAAACcttgaataatatattaaccttttaaagtatgatatcaaattttgtaaaaaaatgtttatatatataaatagctatctcaaactcattaaaaatatctttaaatttttataaaaatatattattcttatttaatatttattaagcttttattattttcaaagaatattttattaatttctaaacataaaaaacataaatattttgtaatagttatttttaaattagttctcatataatataaatgatataatatataaaaataaaaaattaaatactaaaaaattaaaaaacgagTCAAACCGAGTCAAGACCTTAAACATTCAAGTCCAGCTCATGTTTTGAACGgatttttttctcaaacatatttttcaacCTCCTTTTTCTTCAAACCCTTGTAAATATTGACAAATCTTTGAGCTTGAAAAGTATCCCATCTCTACCCTTATTATGTATAAAGGGTTAATATATCATTTAGTACCTAAGTTTAGCTTCAATGTTTGTacaacccaattttcatttGCCCGGGCCCATTACAAACCCAAACAGACTAGCCCAAACCCGAATAGCCCAATTACAACCCATAACCCAAACAAAAACTAAACCTACCCACTAGCCCAAACTCGAGGCCCAAACCCGACCGGCCCACTACCTAAACTAAGGCCCAATACCCTTAAAAAATATCTGCCTAGGGTTTCAGAGACTGAAACCCTAGGCGCCGCCCTCTTTGACTCTTGGCCTCCTCTGCCACCGCCACTGCTGCGCCGCACCTACCACCACCTGCTCCAATCACCCCACTTGCACCTGCAAACAGCAAAGGAAGCAACAACAGAAGCAGTGATAAATCGCCTATAAAAGCCGAACATGGAGCATTTTTTGGGGGcttttctttagatttttctttcaatcctttgtaacaaaaaaaaacatatatcaacataaataaaaagtgaaTAGAACTAAGGTGATTTccgtttttctattttcaatctTCCGTTaatattttgtgttgttttcatttttttatttaaaaaaacgcgaacgaaaatataaagaaaaaagaggagaaCTCATCGGGACGGGGTTTACTTCACCGATCTGGTGTTCGTTGGCCGTCGGAGGCAGTGGTGGTGCGGCGAGTCGAGCGGCGGCGCAACAGGGGCCAAGGAACCCCACATCGCCGGACTTCTTAGGGAGAAAAGGGgctcccctttttttttaaaaaacggtCAAGtgttttttatgtaaaatgGGTTTAAATACCTCAAAACGGCAACCGCTTTTTGAATTTAGGTTCGAGAgaccaaaacggcgtcgttttggtctCGACCATGATGACCCGACCTCGGGAGGATCCGCTGCCTCCTTTTTAATCTCGACCGCGGTGACCCGACCACTGGGAGGATCCGCGTTGCATAAGGGGATATTTATGCATTCCTCCGATTTGCGGcgtgtttcaatttagtcctatttcgctatttccttttattttttaatttagctccagaattttatttttgttctaattTGGCCCACTGTTGTGCCGCGTTTTCGGGCTTCGGCTTATTTACTGTTTTGGTCCCTCTATGTTTGCCGCgtgttgcaatttaatccttttagtttttatttatttcgaaatCGACaagtatttatgtttttatttcgatttaatccctttttagcaattttattgtttaatcaattattttaatgttattattattattattattattattattattattattatccttagtattattattaatactattatgacTATCATTATATTTacacttataattatttttataaatcttagATATATGTgacatattattttcatataattgcttacatatgtacatatatacttatatattttatatatacatacataaatactcattttatatatatatatatatatttatatatatgtatatttatattttttctcacgaatatgtatatactttcttccatatatatattttatataatatttttaaaacaagtacatatgttttattttataatttcaaagtatatatatatattcagtgaatacatttacataatatatttataagtacatatttttagtttttataaatatatatagacacatacttacatatttttatatatgtacatacatatatctttttacattttcataattctattcattttctttatttatttattcatttacactattattattattttgaatgaatgttttaattttattcgtttttatattttacttgtttgGACATTGTAGGTTCGATATTGTTGCTATTATACTTTTGCGTGCATTATGATTTTACCATGCATAACAACAATGTAATTTGCTTTCGCATTTTTTGTTacaattttcgtgttttattatacttgatttaacaaaatttgttttgaataaataatatttcgtgtttagattcgagaggatcgtaccctaacttactgggtttcgattttcacgataaatctaaatgcacgaatctttttaaactcaaattttaaatgatctcgagattaaaaaaattgcgtcctaacttactggtcgtgatatCGTTTTTAAATCCGAGAgggctaaatttttttaaaataaacatttttcatTCGCGTATTGGGAAtttcaagacattgtgtcctaacttactggatatgattctctttctcgaataacgtgaaatatgcttcttttccaatttttttattttaacacaaggatcgtatttgtaatttttccaagttttcaattttcgacatcaagacattagttaatcaactaggtaccaatttctgggcgttacgagggtgctaatccttcctcgtacgtaaccgacttccgaacccgttttctaaatttcgtggaccaaaaccattgttttaataaaatcaaatcatttattaaaaacaaccctttttcaaggtgacccaatcacaccttataaaaaatgattggtggcgactcccgtttcgttttcaaaacccaagtcgaccccgttttcaatcaaaaaaatggtgtcaacagcttggcgactccactggggaaagtaaataagagagtcaagccgcgaattgattactttttgtctttttgtagaaaattgaaaacttgatttaaatatacgatcctttcattgcatttcattcgtTTTCTCACAAATTTTCATCGTTGTAATTGTTGTGGTGATTTAAATTTCGGTATCTTGTTGtggtgagaagctactccttcgtgaggttttcacttccgtgcaggatagtggatcgctttcaggatacatccgtacctatgttttcgtgagattttcatctccgtgcagccatagggaaatgtatccccctgagccgaactcggtctatatgagcctatagtaggcgaagatcgaggaatctgctggtttgaGTACTtttactttagagccaaacctcatatagtgaaccttagggactcaccttaggtagaactataccaaaccctagtagatacccTGATATATGCTTTTATTCTTTCTGAATTGTCTTGATTGTATGTTTATACCTGATACTAACGTTTGCTGTTTTACTTTGGATGCATGACATTTTAACTGAATGACATCTCATTATAAAAGGCGTTGGTTCATATTCGATTTCTAGaaagaaagcttatcatggaaagggatttcttgataaggtggaagataatGCGGCGGTCCGAATTTGGTCAGAAACGACGCAGTGGGAGAAAGGGGATAGCTTGGCTGAAGGATATGAATCTGAGTTATGGGACTTCACCCGTATTAGTGTAACCCAGAAtaatttgcaagagttgaaagaaatttagGGCCAGTGGAACGATGAGGACAAACAATTGTTCTATTCCGATTATGGGGATTTGCCGTACCTGCTAGatatgaaggtagacaagcaccTGTTCCAGGCTCTCGCGTAATTTTGGAACCCCGTCTACAGTTGTTTTACGTTCGGGAAAGTCGACTTAGTGCCTACGATAGAAGAATATATGGCTTTACTTCAGTGCTCGAAGAGTCAAGTCGACAGAATCTACTTAAGAGCTGCAAATGCACCCTTTTTTAGAAGGTTGATGAACATAACAGgtatgagtgagcagtgggtcaCAGCCCGAATCAAACAAAAAAGGGATAACAAATGCATTTCTTGGAGGAATTTGAAAGATGTGGTCCTAGTGCATCTAGATGTAAAAAAGAGGGTAGATGTCTTCACTTTGAGCATATACGGCTTATTTATCTTACTTAGAGCTTTGGGGCATATTGATGAGGCAGTCACTGATTTATTCGACCGTCTCGACAAGGGAGTTACTTCAGTTCCAGCAATTTTAGCGGAAACATTCAGATCATTGAATGCCTGTCGACGAGCGGGTGAAGGCAGATTCGTTGGATGTGGACAGTTATTACTTGCGTGGTCCCACAGTCATTTTTGGAAAGTGGATAAGGTGTCATATGGGGTCTTCTCTGAAAACTATTCgccactaaaggagatagtagGTACACCGAGAAGAGATGACATTTCGATGGAaaaatggatggcaattcttcaaaGCCTGCAAGAAGAGGAcattgagtggagagctccgtGGTTACTTCTAGATAAAATTTTGTATCGGTGTGGTGATTTTGATTGGGTCCCTCTACTTGGAATCTGGGGAGCTATTGGTTATGCACCGTTATTAGTGCTCAGACAATACAGGTCAAGACAGTTTATACCCGTAACTCAGGGACTAGCCGGGTGTGAATTCACGTACGGGGGTGATGGTTATAAAAAGAGGATTCGAGAGATATCCAATGCGTGGAACCAAACTCGACGAATGAAGAGATTGGCTGTAGGACcaatgacaactcctgagtacGATGAATGGAGGGTCAGAAGAATCAATGACAATATTCCCAAATCAAGTCACGAAGGCAATCAGTCATTAGAGGAGCATTTAAGGGTTGTCCCTTCTGAACTAGAAATTTTAAAgcaagattttgaaagaagaaatgcaGAGTTGGAAAAACAGATAGAGCAgatggaagaagaaaaaattaacttaaGATTGGATGCAGATGTGCAGAAGCTCGAGATGGAGCgattaagaaaaggaaaagctaGGGCTGAAGAAGATCTAGATAGTCTGAAAACAGATTACAAGAAGTTGTGATTATCAGTGAGGACTGCCGGGCTGGGAAAGACTTCTGAGCAGTGGCACAAGGagattcaagaagaaaagaacaaagcTGATAGATAGGAAAGAAGGTTCCAAGAAGTTCAAGCACAGAATGAGGTTCTAAAGAGGAGTTTGTCAAAGAATCAGAAGGAAAAAGGGGAACTAGAAAACAAAGTGACTGAATTAGAAGGATCTCTCTATCGGCATCGAAATCGGAATTCTGTGATGGAATTTAGGGCAAGCCTAAATAGAAtcgaagaaatgaaagaaagaattgaaGAGTTAGAAGCAGTATTACAAAATTGCGAGATTAAGATTGAGTACTTAGAAGCCAATGAAGATCGTCAAACCGAGCAGTTGCACTATTTTCAGAACCAAGTAAGAGATAGAGATCACATTATGGGAGAAGCCGTGCTTCAAATCCGGGAAGTGGCTGTTCATTTGCAGACATTAGCCGTACAAGCTGATGTGTTGAGCGTGAAGTACGAATTAGAGTCAAGTCAAGGACAGGAACTAGCTTcgttacttaggaagattagagTTCTAAGTGTTAGGGCTAAGTCGTATCTGTAATCCACCTTATGTAAAGaagtttgttttctagtaaagttttttaatgaaattgaattagaattaacgccttttttgcattcatttcatgcattgcatcacATTATATGCATTAATGACTATTAAAGGAccctaatttaataaaattatttcagttaacctggaaaacTGACATCCCTACGGAACTCGAGCAATATCAAAGAgcatggatcaaagattagaaaaaCTTGAACAGCTCCAAAAAGATATGCAAGATCAGATGCAAGAGCGGCTGGAAAAGATTCAGCGAGATATGACAGAAAAGATGCGGGAATCCCAGAATGACATGATGGCAAAGTTAACACAGCTGTTAAAAGGAGGAAATGACAAGGGAAATGACCATGCAGTTAATGATGAAGAAGGGAATAACGATGAACCCATTTACCCTCAAGGCTTTACTCCTCCGCACGCGCATACTCAAGCTGAGCTGTACCCGCAAAGATCCTCTGTTACAATCAAACCCCATCAATTTCAGATGAGTCCTTCAATGCCAATGAACTTTCAAATCAGAGTAGGTAATAATCCCGGGGAGAATCCTACCAATCTCGTGGTTCTCGACCTCGATGATGTGGCAGAAGTGGAGAAAGCAAAAGTGGATTTGTCAAAGCAATTAGAAGACCGGTGTAAATGGCTAGAAGAGAAGTTCAAAGCCATGGAAAATGTTGATTACCACCAAGGAATGgacgctaaagatctgagcttggtaCCTGATTTAGTCCTCcctcccaaatttaaaatgccagagtttgagaagtataaCGGGATAAGTTGTCCCGAAGCTCATATCACTATGTTTTGTCGAAGAATGACCAGGTACATCAACAATGATCAACTGCTGATTCACTGTTTCCGGGACAGTTTGATCGGGTCAGCGGCTAGATGGTATAATCAATTGAGTTGGGCTGACATTCACTCATGGAAAGATTTAGCGCAGGCCTTTATCAAGCAGTACAGACATGTGACGGATATAGCACCCGATCAAATTGTattgcaaaacatggaaaagaaatcgaatgaGAGCTTCCGACAGTATGctcagagatggagggaggtggCAGCGCAAGTTCAACCACCACTTTTAGAGAAAGAGATAACCATGCTTTTTATCAATACTTTGAAAGCTCCATTTCTCAATCACATGTTGGGCAGTGCTGAAAGCTTTTCAGACATAGTGAAGTCTGGAGAAATGATAGAGAACGCCATAAGGAGTGGCAAGATAGAAGCAGGAGAAAGTACTAAAAGGACAGCACCAAGAAAGAAGGAGCATGAGGTAAACAATACAAGCATGTTTAAAAAGGACCATTCTAAATCAATCACGGTGGGACAAGCCAAAGCAGCAACCGCTAATCAGCAAGGTTCTTTGAAACAGGAATCCAATTTAAGGCCAAATGTAGAGAGACCTCAATTCACACCCATTCCAGTGACGTATAGGGAATTGAACCAGAACTTATTTGATGCACATGTGGTATCTCCATTTTATCTAAAACCTATGTAACCTCTATACCCTAAGTGGTATGACGCAAACGCCCAATGCGAGTATCACGCGGGGATTAAGGGGCACTTAATTGAGAACTGTACTGCATTCAAGAAGTTAGTTGAAAAACTTATCAATTTGGGGATCGTAAAGATTGGTGACTCATCAGGACCAAACGTAGCAGGAAACTCGTTACCCAATCATGATGATAAAGGGGTGAACGCGATAATTGAGAATGGAGGAAGGAGAGTCAAAGCCAACGTAGCAGAGATAAAGACCCCCCTCGAATGAGTTTGGAAACAAATGGTGAAAGGAGGTCTCATCAAGCAAGATTCAATAGAAAGGCCTGAAGGAGCAAGGAAGTTTTGTGAGTTCCACGCAGAAGAAGGCCACGGCATCCAAAAATGCACTGAATTCAGAACCATGGTGCAAAACTTAATGGATAACAAAGAGTTGGAGTTTTATGAAGAGATCAATGGACTAGAAGAGGGAGAAGTTTATGCTTCAGAGGAAGGATCTGCAGGGAAAGCCTAAGAGGTTAATCACCCAGTGGTGATTATTTCAAAGCCAATGAGCAAAGAATCTGGAATATAAATTGCGCCAAAGGTCATAATCCAAAAACCTGTATCCTTTCCTTACAAGGATAGCAAAATGGTTCCTTGGAATTACGACTGCAATGTGACGATTCCAGGAAAAGAGAGCTTGGTAAATGTTTCAGAAAAGAACGAAGGATTCTATACACGAAGTGGAAAATGCTATGATCCGGCAAATACAAGAGTGGAATCTGGAAAAGAAAAAGCCTTAGCAGTTGAGCTGGGAAAAGCAAAAACAGACAAAGTTGAATCACATGTCAATCAACCGGTAACTGAAAATGAGGCTAGAGAATTTCTGAGATTCTTGAAACATAGCGACTACAGCGTGGTAGAACAATTACATAAACAACCAGATCGTATTTCGGTGCTTGAGTTGCTTTTAAGTTCAGAGATACATCATAATGTGTTGATTAAGgtgctaaatgaaacttatgtcgCTAACGATATCTCAGTGAACAAGTTGGACCGTTTGGTTAACAATATAAGTGCcgacaatttcattttctttaatgatgatgaaa
This genomic stretch from Gossypium raimondii isolate GPD5lz chromosome 6, ASM2569854v1, whole genome shotgun sequence harbors:
- the LOC105771785 gene encoding uncharacterized protein LOC105771785, which encodes MDQRLEKLEQLQKDMQDQMQERLEKIQRDMTEKMRESQNDMMAKLTQLLKGGNDKGNDHAVNDEEGNNDEPIYPQGFTPPHAHTQAELYPQRSSVTIKPHQFQMSPSMPMNFQIRVGNNPGENPTNLVVLDLDDVAEVEKAKVDLSKQLEDRCKWLEEKFKAMENVDYHQGMDAKDLSLVPDLVLPPKFKMPEFEKYNGISCPEAHITMFCRRMTRYINNDQLLIHCFRDSLIGSAARWYNQLSWADIHSWKDLAQAFIKQYRHVTDIAPDQIVLQNMEKKSNESFRQYAQRWREVAAQVQPPLLEKEITMLFINTLKAPFLNHMLGSAESFSDIVKSGEMIENAIRSGKIEAGESTKRTAPRKKEHEVNNTSMFKKDHSKSITVGQAKAATANQQGSLKQESNLRPNVERPQFTPIPVTYRELNQNLFDAHVWYDANAQCEYHAGIKGHLIENCTAFKKLVEKLINLGIVKIGDSSGPNVAGNSLPNHDDKGVNAIIENGGRRVKANVAEIKTPLE
- the LOC105771784 gene encoding uncharacterized protein LOC105771784, with the protein product MALLQCSKSQVDRIYLRAANAPFFRRLMNITGMSEQWVTARIKQKRDNKCISWRNLKDVVLVHLDVKKRVDVFTLSIYGLFILLRALGHIDEAVTDLFDRLDKGVTSVPAILAETFRSLNACRRAGEGRFVGCGQLLLAWSHSHFWKVDKVSYGVFSENYSPLKEIVGTPRRDDISMEKWMAILQSLQEEDIEWRAPWLLLDKILYRCGDFDWVPLLGIWGAIGYAPLLVLRQYRSRQFIPVTQGLAGCEFTYGGDGYKKRIREISNAWNQTRRMKRLAVGPMTTPEYDEWRVRRINDNIPKSSHEGNQSLEEHLRVVPSELEILKQDFERRNAELEKQIEQMEEEKINLRLDADVQKLEMERLRKGKARAEEDLDSLKTDYKKL